TATAGCCTGGCTAAGGCTGCAGGGATTGAACGTAAATTATCCCTCTTATCAGCTTCAGGGTGTGGGATCTGTGGGGCAGCTGCTGTCCTTGGTCTATCACCCATTATTGAAACCGATGAGGACGATGAGGTTATTTCTGTTGCCGTAGTCGCTATTCTAGGGACCATCTTTACCTTGATTATGGTACTCTTACGGCCAATCATGGGTTTAACCGATGTTCAGTTTGGAGTCCTAGCTGGTGGCTCATTACATGAGATCGCCCATGCTGTCGCTGCTGGGGCCGCGGGTGGAGCTGCTTCAGAAAATATTGCCGTGATTGTTAAGTTGTCACGGGTATTAATGCTAGCGCCGGTTTCCTTGATTTTCTCTTATATTGCTAGTCGTCGGAGTGATGGCAATAGTCATGCCAAGATTCAATGGCCATGGTTCATGTTAGGTTTCATTATTTCTTCGGCCATTGGGACCTACGCTGGTCTATCAGAAGCTATTGTGGGTCACTTAGTTGACTTAGCCTATATTCTCTTAGGGATGGCAATGGCTGCTTTAGGGGTAAATGTGAACTTTAAAGTGGTCTTTGAAAAGGGACAAAAAGTCTTTGCAGTTTGCTTCGCCGGCTCAGTAGCTCTCTTTGCCCTTGTCTTTGTTGCGGCTAAAATGTTCTTCTAGTCAAATAGAGTAAAAGAAAAACGCAAGTCCATTCGGGCTTGCGTTTTTGTATGAAGTGGTTATTCTGCGTCAGAATCTTTTTCGCCGATTACTTCAGGTTCAGCGGCTACAGCTGGTTCTGCATCTTCTTCAGGTTCGTCATCTGGAGCGCTGACTGATACGATAACTTCTTCTGGGTCGGTAATTAATTCAGCTTCTTCCATACCTTCGAATTTAACTTCGCCGGCAGTAACGCTGTCATTAATGTCTAAGCCGCTAACATCCACAGTGAAGTATTCTGGCGCTTTAGCAGGGTCAATACGTAGGGTAACTTCGTAGACGTTGATGGCTGCCACACCAGCAGGGTTAGCTAGCTTCTCTTCGCCAACGATAGATACAGGAACGTTAACCTCAAGTTTTTCACCTTTCTTGATTGCTTGTAAGCTAATGTTATAAACGATTGGCTTAATAGCTGCGCGAGAAATTTCACGTAAGAAAACGGTACGGCTTCCTTGTCCTTCAATTTCTAATTCGAAAACTGAGTTAGTCCCTAAGTCACGTTCAATTTTTTCCACGTCTGGGCGTTCCATTGAAATTTTGATAGGGTCTAGGTCACTAGCATACACGACACCTGGAACTAAGTCTTCACGGCGTAAAGCCTTTGAAGCGGATGTTCCTGCAGCATCACGCGTTTTTGCTACAAATTTCATCATTCTACCTCCTGATTATTACTTTTATGAATTCTTTGAATTCCTAAAAACTACTCAATTATAGCACAAAGGGCCATAATAGATCAAGAATCCATAGTTTTTCAATTTCTATTTAACCATAAAAAGGCCAAGAGTTGTAGTGTTTTTGAAAAATATTTCTTGTAATTCGCTTTTTGCTTGTCTAGAGAATAAAAGAAGGACTTCTAGTTTTTAATCCCTAGTGGACCAACTCAAGGCCTAAGTATGGTAAAATAACGGCAATAATATCTGCTTACCTAGGAGGTTATCCATGTTATACACCAGTACGAGAAATAGTCAGCTTTCTGTTCGGTCAACAGAGGCAATTTTGCAAGGCCTAGCGCCTGATGGGGGGCTTTATGTTCCTAAATCGATTCCTCATTATCAAGGGGATTGGGAGACGATGAGCAAGTTGTCCTACCAGGAACTAGCCTTTCAAATTTTAAGCCTCTATTTTGATGATTTTCCTGAGGACATTTTACAGACCTGTATCCAAGCCGCCTATGATGAAAAATTTGATGATGACCGCATTGCACCGGTAGTTGGTTTATCCGATCATTATCTCTTGGAACTTTTCCATGGGCCGACGATTGCCTTTAAGGACATGGCCTTATCCTTACTCCCTCACTTAATGAAGGCTGCCCAAAAAGTCTTGGGTCGCGATGAAGAAATTATCATTTTAACCGCGACTTCAGGAGACACCGGTAAGGCCGCTATGGCTGGTTTTGAAGACGTGACTGGGACTAAGATCATTGTCTTCTATCCTAAGGGCGGGGTTTCCAGCATTCAGGAAAAACAAATGCTGACCCAAAAAGGAGACAACACCTATGTCTTTGGGGTCAAAGGAAACTTTGATGACGCTCAAAGTAAGGTCAAGGAGCTTTTCAATGATAAGGACTTAGCAGCGGAACTTCAAGCCAACCATAGCCAATTTTCTTCTGCTAATTCCATGAATATCGGTCGCTTGTTCCCTCAAGTGGTTTACTATTTCTATGCCTATGGGCAATTACTGAAACAGGGCGCGATTCAAGCAGGGGACTTGGTCAACTTTACGGTGCCAACCGGGAATTTTGGAAATATATTGGCTGGCTACTATGCTAAGCAAATGGGCCTACCGATTGACCGCTTAGTCTGTGCCTCAAACGACAATACCGTCCTCTATGACTTCTTCAATAGCGGGACTTATGACCGCCGTCGTCCTTTTAAATTGACCATCTCTCCTTCGATGGATATTTTGGTCTCCAGTAACCTGGAACGGCTCTTGTATTACGCCGTGGGTCAGGATAGTCAAGCGGTCAAAGACTTGATGGCTGCATTACAGGATGAAGGTCACTACCAATTAGGTCAAGAAGTGCAAGCGGCCTTTGATAGCTTTATTGGAGCCTATAGTGATGAAGCTGAAACTAGAGCAGAAATTAAGCGCGTTTACCAAGAGGACCACTACCTCATGGATCCCCATACGGCCGTGGCTTCCGCCTGCCTAGGCAAGGTGAAGGACCAGTTAGCGGGGGAAAGTATTGTGGTATCGACCGCCAGTCCCTTTAAATTCCCCGCTGCCGTTTTGGAATCAATCGATAAGGGCGACAGTCATTTAAGTGACTTAGAACTCTTAGAGGCAGTGCAAGCGGCCAATGGTTTGGACTATCCCCAAGCAATCCAAGCCATCCTTGAAGCGGACAGCCGGCCTGAACGGGTAATTGAAGTGGAGGAAATGGAAACAGTGGTAAGAGAGATTGCCAAAGGATAGGAGATTAAGGTGTTAGAAAATAAACAAATCGTTGTGATCGTGACCGGTGGAATTGCTGCTTACAAGGCGCCAGACTTTGTGCGTCTATTGATCAAGTCCGGCGCTGAAGTCAGGGTAGTGATGACTGAGGCAGCTGAACAATTTGTCCGCCCCTTTACTTTCGAGGTCTTAACCAAGTACCCCGTCCTAACTGACCAGGGAGATTATCCTGAAAGTATCGGTCACATTCATTTAGCTGACTGGGCTGACCTGGTGGTTGTCCTCCCAGCTACCGCTAACACCCTAGCCAAGGCGAGCTTGGGTTTAGGGGATAATGAGGCAACTGCTACCTTATTAGCCATGGATTGTCCGCGGATTTTTGTTCCAGCCATGAATAGTAAAATGTGGGAAAATCTGGCTACGGTTAATAATGTTAACAACATAAGAAAAGGCGGAGATATTGTTATCGAACCGGCTAGTGGCTTTTTGGCGGAAGGCTATGAAGGGAAAGGGAGGATGCCTGAACCCATTGAGGTCTTGCAAGCAATTAAAGCTTTAGTGGCTTTGGACAAGGCCTTCAATGGTCAAGTAAAGAATATCCTTAAGACCAGCCCCTTTAAAGGGAAGAAGATCGCCGTATCCGCTGGAGGTACTCAAGAAGCTATTGATCCCGTACGCTTTATTGGTAACCATTCCTCAGGGAAAATGGGCTTGGCCTTAGCCCATGTGGCTTTACTCTTAGGAGCCGAAGTCACTTTAGTGA
The nucleotide sequence above comes from Aerococcus urinae. Encoded proteins:
- a CDS encoding YeiH family protein, with the translated sequence MDILKKKSFWLSFILLLLVSLFAKWLSGFPGLSLIGHLVIALIIGMVLQASGQLKGIAKGGSGFISNKFLRLGIILMGFRLNLEVLAQHGVKTITLAIVVIAFTIGLIYSLAKAAGIERKLSLLSASGCGICGAAAVLGLSPIIETDEDDEVISVAVVAILGTIFTLIMVLLRPIMGLTDVQFGVLAGGSLHEIAHAVAAGAAGGAASENIAVIVKLSRVLMLAPVSLIFSYIASRRSDGNSHAKIQWPWFMLGFIISSAIGTYAGLSEAIVGHLVDLAYILLGMAMAALGVNVNFKVVFEKGQKVFAVCFAGSVALFALVFVAAKMFF
- the thrC gene encoding threonine synthase, whose protein sequence is MLYTSTRNSQLSVRSTEAILQGLAPDGGLYVPKSIPHYQGDWETMSKLSYQELAFQILSLYFDDFPEDILQTCIQAAYDEKFDDDRIAPVVGLSDHYLLELFHGPTIAFKDMALSLLPHLMKAAQKVLGRDEEIIILTATSGDTGKAAMAGFEDVTGTKIIVFYPKGGVSSIQEKQMLTQKGDNTYVFGVKGNFDDAQSKVKELFNDKDLAAELQANHSQFSSANSMNIGRLFPQVVYYFYAYGQLLKQGAIQAGDLVNFTVPTGNFGNILAGYYAKQMGLPIDRLVCASNDNTVLYDFFNSGTYDRRRPFKLTISPSMDILVSSNLERLLYYAVGQDSQAVKDLMAALQDEGHYQLGQEVQAAFDSFIGAYSDEAETRAEIKRVYQEDHYLMDPHTAVASACLGKVKDQLAGESIVVSTASPFKFPAAVLESIDKGDSHLSDLELLEAVQAANGLDYPQAIQAILEADSRPERVIEVEEMETVVREIAKG
- a CDS encoding 50S ribosomal protein L25, with protein sequence MKFVAKTRDAAGTSASKALRREDLVPGVVYASDLDPIKISMERPDVEKIERDLGTNSVFELEIEGQGSRTVFLREISRAAIKPIVYNISLQAIKKGEKLEVNVPVSIVGEEKLANPAGVAAINVYEVTLRIDPAKAPEYFTVDVSGLDINDSVTAGEVKFEGMEEAELITDPEEVIVSVSAPDDEPEEDAEPAVAAEPEVIGEKDSDAE
- the coaBC gene encoding bifunctional phosphopantothenoylcysteine decarboxylase/phosphopantothenate--cysteine ligase CoaBC, whose translation is MLENKQIVVIVTGGIAAYKAPDFVRLLIKSGAEVRVVMTEAAEQFVRPFTFEVLTKYPVLTDQGDYPESIGHIHLADWADLVVVLPATANTLAKASLGLGDNEATATLLAMDCPRIFVPAMNSKMWENLATVNNVNNIRKGGDIVIEPASGFLAEGYEGKGRMPEPIEVLQAIKALVALDKAFNGQVKNILKTSPFKGKKIAVSAGGTQEAIDPVRFIGNHSSGKMGLALAHVALLLGAEVTLVMTPTARDLPHLPAIQTRQVKDARQLYQVMHELNEASDIIIMAAAVSDYRVETPSPEKIKKNKDTDQDHLQINLVENPDILKSLSQEGTFLVGFAAETNHVLDYAKKKLAAKGIDMIVANDVSQQAIGFSSEDNAVTIISQKGAKTLPQADKMMIAAGIFAQIAQELNP